The Streptomyces sp. NBC_00335 DNA window TGGTACAGGGCTTCGGCGATGCCGTCCTTCGCGCCGAAGTGGCGGTAGAGGACCGTGGTCGAGCAGCCGGCCGCGGTGGCGATGCGGCGCATGGTCAGGGCGGAGGGGCCCTCTGCGGCGAGGAGTTGGGCGGCCAGGTCGAGGAGGGCGGCGCGCAGCGCTTCCTGGCCCTGGGCCTGGGTGCGGGTGTAGAGGTCGCCGCTCATGCCTGCTGCCAGTCGCCGAGGGGGCGGTAGATCGGGATGCCCGCTTCGGTGAGTGCGGTGCGCTTGGCGAAGTACTCGTCGCCCATCGGGTCGAGGCCGCGCAGGGGCATGGTTCCGCGCCAGATCGTCAGGTCTTGCGGTGCGAGCTGTTCGGCTCGTGCGAAATGCCGTTCGGCTTCCGGCCCGCGGCCGTTGCGGTGGAGCCACAGGGCCAGGGCCGCTTCGGTACGGGCCTGCTGCTGGCCGGCCGTGGCGCGGCGCGTGTGCCGGGTGACGTCCCCGTCGGTCAGTCCGCTGTCCCCGGTGAGGACCCAGCGGTCGAGTGCGGCGAGCGCCGCGCCGGAGTCCAGGCCCGACAGTTCGCGGAACAGGTCGGTGGCGAACTGGGTGTCGTTGGGGCGGGCCACCTTCCCCTGTTCGTCGATCCACAGGACGGTCGGGACGTTCAGGACGTCGTAGAGGTCACAGACGGCTCCGTCCGTGTCGATGAGGGCGGGGTGGGTCACCGCGGCCTCGGCGATCCACGGCGCGGCGTCGGCGGTGCGGCGGTCCACCGCGACGCTGAGGACGCTGAAGCCGTGCTCGGCGAGTGCGGCGTGCCGGCGCTCCCATTCGGGGAGGTCGTAGCGGCAGCCGCACCACGAGCCCCAGAAGAGCAGGGCGACCTTGCGGCCGCGCAGGTCGCTGAGCGAGTGCGGTACGCCGTCCACGTCGGGGAGGGTGAAGTCGGGGGCGGTGGCCCCGGCGAGGGTCTGGGAGCGTTCCTGCGCGGAGACTCCG harbors:
- a CDS encoding TlpA disulfide reductase family protein, producing the protein MQITILDDGRETAVPARTGPAGRILLTPEAAEQALGWVRKPHGWCRGDLCVPASAAARAEHDGLLDPVEFAGILDRPVATDAGVIALGVSAQERSQTLAGATAPDFTLPDVDGVPHSLSDLRGRKVALLFWGSWCGCRYDLPEWERRHAALAEHGFSVLSVAVDRRTADAAPWIAEAAVTHPALIDTDGAVCDLYDVLNVPTVLWIDEQGKVARPNDTQFATDLFRELSGLDSGAALAALDRWVLTGDSGLTDGDVTRHTRRATAGQQQARTEAALALWLHRNGRGPEAERHFARAEQLAPQDLTIWRGTMPLRGLDPMGDEYFAKRTALTEAGIPIYRPLGDWQQA